A genome region from Anopheles stephensi strain Indian chromosome 2, UCI_ANSTEP_V1.0, whole genome shotgun sequence includes the following:
- the LOC118503701 gene encoding chromatin-remodeling complex ATPase chain Iswi-like: protein MSKEEETAVEATDTNENSNESNSDTTSSNTKEPDYDATLETDRGKRFEFLLKQTEIFAHFMNSAPSKSSPPKAPRGRKPKVDKNADTVDHRHRKTEQEEDEELLAETNQKAKTLFRFEASPPYIKAGEMRDYQIRGLNWMISLYENGINGILADEMGLGKTLQTISLLGYLKNIRNNPGPHIVIVPKSTLQNWVNEFGRWCPSIRAVCLIGDQETRTAFIRDVLMPGEWDVCITSYEMCIREKAVFKKFNWRYMVIDEAHRIKNEKSKLSEILREFKTANRLLLTGTPLQNNLHELWALLNFLLPDIFNNAEDFDSWFDANQCLGDNSLIERLHAVLKPFLLRRLKSEVEKRLLPKKEVKIFVGLSKMQRDWYTKILMKDIDVVNGAGKVEKMRLQNILMQLRKCTNHPYLFDGAEPGPPYTTDYHLLENSGKMVVLDKLLRKLQEQESRVLIFSQMTRMLDILEDFCHWRGYQYCRLDGQTPHEDRSNMIADYNAENSTKFIFMLSTRAGGLGINLATADVVIIYDSDWNPQMDLQAMDRAHRIGQKKQVRVFRLITENTVEEKIVERAEVKLKLDKLVIQQGRLVDNKTNQLNKDEMLNIIRFGANHVFQSRDSEITDEDIDAILQKGEEKTQEQNAKLDKLGESSLRGFTLDAENLENRSVYQFEGEDYREKQKLHTLGSWIEPPKRERKANYAVDAYFKEALRVAEPKAPKAPRPPKQPIVQDFQFFPPRLFELLDQEIYHYRKTVNYKVPKNSDLGTEANKVQREEQRKIDEAEPLTEEELVEKESLLTQGFTNWTKRDFNQFIKANEKYGRDDIENIAREVEGKTPEEVMEYSTVFWERCHELQDIDRIMGQIERGEAKIQRRASIKRALDSKMARYRAPFHQLRIAYANNKGKNYTEEEDRFLVCMLHKLGFDKENVYEELRAAVRSAPQFRFDWFLKSRTALELQRRCNTLITLIERENQELEEKERLEKKKKTGGGNGAGGGGAVSGGGTGAAKSNQKRKADGNPAANDKNKKKKKS, encoded by the exons ATGTCCAAGGAGGAGGAAACCGCCGTAGAGGCGACTGATACGAACGAAAACTCG AATGAATCCAATTCCGACACTACTTCGTCCAACACAAAGGAACCGGATTATGATGCGACTTTGGAAACGGACCGCGGAAAGCGGTTTGAGTTTCTGCTCAAGCAGACGGAGATCTTTGCCCATTTCATGAACTCGGCACCGAGCAAGAGCAGTCCACCGAAAGCACCGCGTGGCCGCAAGCCGAAGGTGGATAAAAATGCCGATACGGTTGACCATCGGCATCGCAAGACGGAGCAGGAGGAAGATGAAGAGCTGCTGGCTGAGACAAACCAGAAGGCAAAGACATTGTTCCGTTTCGAAGCGTCCCCACCGTACATCAAGGCCGGTGAGATGCGTGATTATCAGATCCGTGGGCTGAACTGGATGATTTCATTGTACGAGAACGGCATCAACGGCATTTTGGCGGACGAGATGGGTCTGGGTAAAACGTTGCAGACTATCTCGCTGTTAGGATACCTGAAGAACATACGGAACAATCCGGGGCCGCACATAGTGATCGTGCCGAAATCGACGCTTCAAAACTGGGTGAACGAATTCGGCCGATGGTGTCCATCGATTCGGGCAGTGTGTCTGATCGGCGATCAGGAAACGCGAACTGCATTCATTCGCGATGTGTTGATGCCGGGCGAATGGGACGTTTGTATCACGTCGTACGAGATGTGCATACGTGAGAAGGCCGTGTTCAAGAAGTTCAACTGGCGTTACATGGTTATCGACGAGGCGCATCGTATCAAGAACGAAAAGTCGAAACTGTCGGAGATTTTGCGCGAGTTTAAGACGGCCAATCGCTTGCTGCTGACCGGAACACCGTTGCAGAACAATCTGCACGAGCTGTGGGCGCTGCTGAACTTCTTGCTGCCGGACATTTTCAACAATGCTGAAGACTTTGATAGCTGGTTCGACGCGAATCAGTGCTTGGGCGATAATTCGCTGATCGAGCGTCTGCATGCCGTGCTGAAACCGTTCTTGCTGCGTCGTCTGAAGTCCGAGGTCGAGAAGcggctgttgccgaagaaggaGGTAAAGATCTTTGTCGGACTGTCCAAGATGCAGCGCGATTGGTACACGAAGATCCTGATGAAGGACATTGATGTGGTGAACGGAGCGGGCAAGGTGGAGAAGATGCGTCTGCAGAACATTCTGATGCAATTGCGCAAGTGCACCAACCATCCGTATCTGTTCGATGGAGCGGAACCGGGCCCGCCGTACACGACCGACTACCATCTGCTGGAAAACAGTGGCAAGATGGTGGTTCTCGACAAGCTGCTCAGGAAGCTGCAGGAGCAAGAATCTCGCGTACTGATCTTCAGTCAAATGACACGTATGCTGGACattttggaagatttttgCCACTGGCGAGGCTACCAGTACTGCCGTCTGGATGGGCAAACGCCACACGAGGACCGTTCGAACATGATCGCAGATTACAACGCCGAAAACAGCACCAAGTTTATCTTCATGCTGTCGACGCGCGCCGGAGGATTGGGTATCAATTTGGCCACCGCCGATGTGGTCATCATCTACGACTCGGACTGGAATCCGCAGATGGATTTGCAGGCCATGGATCGAGCGCATCGTATCGGGCAGAAGAAACAGGTGCGCGTGTTCCGACTCATCACGGAGAACACGGTGGAGGAAAAGATTGTCGAGAGGGCGGAAGTGAAGCTGAAGCTGGACAAGCTCGTAATTCAGCAGGGCCGGCTGGTCGACAACAAGACGAACCAACTGAACAAGGACGAGATGTTGAACATCATTCGTTTCGGTGCAAATCACGTATTCCAGTCTCGCGATTCCGAAATCACCGACGAAGACATCGACGCCATTCTGCAAAAGGGCGAAGAGAAGACGCAGGAACAGAATGCAAAGCTGGACAAGCTGGGTGAGAGTTCGCTACGCGGTTTTACTCTCGATGCGGAGAACCTCGAGAATCGCTCGGTGTACCAGTTCGAGGGTGAAGATTATCGCGAGAAGCAAAAGCTGCACACGCTTGGGTCGTGGATCGAACCGCCAAAGCGTGAGCGTAAGGCAAACTATGCGGTCGACGCTTACTTCAAGGAAGCTTTGCGTGTAGCTGAACCGAAAGCACCGAAAGCGCCGAGACCACCGAAGCAACCGATTGTGCAAGATTTCCAGTTTTTCCCGCCAAGACTGTTTGAGCTGCTCGATCAGGAGATCTATCACTATCGCAAGACCGTAAACTACAAGGTACCGAAGAACTCCGATCTTGGCACGGAAGCGAACAAGGTTCAACGCGAGGAACAGCGCAAAATTGACGAAGCAGAGCCGCTTACGGAAGAGGAGCTGGTCGAGAAGGAATCGCTGCTGACGCAAGGTTTTACCAACTGGACAAAGCGAGACTTCAATCAATTTATCAAAGCGAACGAGAAGTACGGTCGGGATGATATCGAAAACATTGCCCGTGAAGTCGAAGGTAAGACACCGGAGGAGGTTATGGAGTACAGTACGGTGTTTTGGGAGCGTTGCCACGAGCTGCAGGACATCGATCGTATCATGGGCCAGATAGAGCGTGGTGAGGCCAAGATTCAACGCCGTGCTTCGATCAAGAGGGCACTGGACAGTAAG ATGGCACGATATCGCGCACCATTCCATCAGTTGCGCATTGCGTACGCAAACAATAAGGGTAAAAATTACACCGAGGAAGAAGATCGTTTCCTGGTGTGTATGCTGCACAAGCTCGGTTTCGACAAGGAAAATGTGTACGAAGAGCTGCGAGCAGCCGTTCGGTCTGCTCCACAGTTCCGCTTCGATTGGTTCCTAAAGTCGCGTACTGCGCTTGAACTGCAGCGCCGCTGTAACACGCTCATCACATTGATCGAGCGTGAAAACCAAGAACTCGAAGAGAAGGAACGGttagagaagaagaagaagacgggcGGAGGTAATGGGGCTGGCGGTGGAGGTGCTGTTAgtggcggtggaactggtgcggCAAAGTCGAACCAAAAGCGTAAAGCCGATGGTAATCCCGCCGCAAACgacaagaacaaaaagaagaaaaaatcctaA
- the LOC118503704 gene encoding proton-coupled amino acid transporter-like protein CG1139 isoform X1 yields the protein MELQKTDNDSNSGLADNEYDPFRHRRVKKPNSTNGTIIHMLKGSLGTGILAMPSAFRNGGLVFGIIGTTLVGIIYAHCVYLLVSTSQKSCKRTRVPVLGFSETAQSVFRHGPIATQRFANAAKGYIDYSLLIVSFFSVCVYLLFIATTLRDVVNSELGIAWDTRVYILLTALPLIFVTQVRDLRYLVPFSALANMLILVTFGITLYYIFREPIDLSQRELFPEITALPSFFGTVVYAVEGIGVVLPVENKMKHPQHFLACPGVLSIVLSFITVLYNVTGFFGYARYGPQTRASVTLNLPSEEKLALSTQLLAALAILFTLGIYYYVPMDILWRKVKHRFPVERHNIAQIGIRFSILIAMTGLALGVPELEPFIGLVGSICSATLGLLTPIVLDTVFRWSTPGAFGVFRWRLVKNVILLAFGLFILVVGTYFSIKDIVDIYG from the exons ATGGAGCTTCAGAAGACGGACAACGATTCCAA CAGTGGACTCGCAGACAACGAATACGACCCATTCCGGCATCGTCGTGTGAAGAAACCAAACTC TACCAATGGCACGATCATTCACATGCTCAAAGGATCTCTCGGAACCGGTATCCTGGCCATGCCTTCCGCCTTCCGTAATGGTGGGCTCGTGTTTGGAATTATTGGCACTACGCTGGTGGGGATAATCTATGCACACTGTGTTTATCTACTG GTATCGACGTCCCAAAAATCGTGCAAACGAACGCGTGTACCCGTGCTTGGATTCTCTGAAACTGCTCAAAGCGTATTTCGCCATGGCCCAATCGCTACACAACGTTTTGCAAATGCTGCCAA AGGCTACATCGATTACTCTTTGCTGATCGTGAGCTTCTTTTCCGTTTGCGTCTACCTGCTGTTCATTGCCACGACGCTGCGGGATGTTGTTAACAGCGAGCTTGGCATCGCGTGGGACACCCGGGTCTATATTCTGCTGACGGCGCTTCCGCTGATCTTCGTCACGCAGGTACGCGATCTACGATATCTGGTGCCATTTTCGGCCCTGGCCAACATGCTGATACTGGTCACGTTCGGCATCACGCTGTACTACATCTTCCGGGAACCGATAGACCTTTCCCAGCGGGAACTGTTTCCGGAAATTACCGCACTGCCATCGTTTTTCGG CACGGTCGTGTATGCAGTGGAAGGGATCGGTGTGGTGTTACCGGTTGAAAATAAGATGAAACACCCGCAGCACTTTCTGGCCTGCCCGGGCGTTCTGAGCATCGTGCTGAGCTTCATTACCGTCCTGTACAACGTGACGGGATTTTTCGGCTACGCACGTTACGGGCCTCAAACGCGCGCTTCGGTCACCTTAAATCTGCCCAGTGAAGAGAA GCTTGCGTTATCCACGCAACTACTCGCGGCGCTCGCCATCCTTTTCACCCTCGGTATCTACTACTATGTGCCGATGGACATACTGTGGCGCAAGGTGAAACATCGCTTTCCGGTCGAACGGCACAACATCGCCCAGATCGGAATACGGTTTAGCATTCTCATTGCTATGACTGGGCTCGCACTAGGCGTACCGGAGCTGGAGCCCTTTATCGGGCTAGTCGGATCGATCTGTTCCGCAACACTCGGTCTGCTGACACCGATCGTGCTGGATACGGTGTTCCGTTGGTCAACTCCTGGTGCGTTCGGTGTTTTTCGGTGGCGGCTGGTGAAGAACGTCATACTGCTGGCGTTCGGATTGTTCATTCTGGTCGTTGGAACGTACTTCAGCATCAAGGACATAGTCGATATCTATGGATAG
- the LOC118503704 gene encoding proton-coupled amino acid transporter-like protein CG1139 isoform X2, which translates to MELQKTDNDSNGLADNEYDPFRHRRVKKPNSTNGTIIHMLKGSLGTGILAMPSAFRNGGLVFGIIGTTLVGIIYAHCVYLLVSTSQKSCKRTRVPVLGFSETAQSVFRHGPIATQRFANAAKGYIDYSLLIVSFFSVCVYLLFIATTLRDVVNSELGIAWDTRVYILLTALPLIFVTQVRDLRYLVPFSALANMLILVTFGITLYYIFREPIDLSQRELFPEITALPSFFGTVVYAVEGIGVVLPVENKMKHPQHFLACPGVLSIVLSFITVLYNVTGFFGYARYGPQTRASVTLNLPSEEKLALSTQLLAALAILFTLGIYYYVPMDILWRKVKHRFPVERHNIAQIGIRFSILIAMTGLALGVPELEPFIGLVGSICSATLGLLTPIVLDTVFRWSTPGAFGVFRWRLVKNVILLAFGLFILVVGTYFSIKDIVDIYG; encoded by the exons ATGGAGCTTCAGAAGACGGACAACGATTCCAA TGGACTCGCAGACAACGAATACGACCCATTCCGGCATCGTCGTGTGAAGAAACCAAACTC TACCAATGGCACGATCATTCACATGCTCAAAGGATCTCTCGGAACCGGTATCCTGGCCATGCCTTCCGCCTTCCGTAATGGTGGGCTCGTGTTTGGAATTATTGGCACTACGCTGGTGGGGATAATCTATGCACACTGTGTTTATCTACTG GTATCGACGTCCCAAAAATCGTGCAAACGAACGCGTGTACCCGTGCTTGGATTCTCTGAAACTGCTCAAAGCGTATTTCGCCATGGCCCAATCGCTACACAACGTTTTGCAAATGCTGCCAA AGGCTACATCGATTACTCTTTGCTGATCGTGAGCTTCTTTTCCGTTTGCGTCTACCTGCTGTTCATTGCCACGACGCTGCGGGATGTTGTTAACAGCGAGCTTGGCATCGCGTGGGACACCCGGGTCTATATTCTGCTGACGGCGCTTCCGCTGATCTTCGTCACGCAGGTACGCGATCTACGATATCTGGTGCCATTTTCGGCCCTGGCCAACATGCTGATACTGGTCACGTTCGGCATCACGCTGTACTACATCTTCCGGGAACCGATAGACCTTTCCCAGCGGGAACTGTTTCCGGAAATTACCGCACTGCCATCGTTTTTCGG CACGGTCGTGTATGCAGTGGAAGGGATCGGTGTGGTGTTACCGGTTGAAAATAAGATGAAACACCCGCAGCACTTTCTGGCCTGCCCGGGCGTTCTGAGCATCGTGCTGAGCTTCATTACCGTCCTGTACAACGTGACGGGATTTTTCGGCTACGCACGTTACGGGCCTCAAACGCGCGCTTCGGTCACCTTAAATCTGCCCAGTGAAGAGAA GCTTGCGTTATCCACGCAACTACTCGCGGCGCTCGCCATCCTTTTCACCCTCGGTATCTACTACTATGTGCCGATGGACATACTGTGGCGCAAGGTGAAACATCGCTTTCCGGTCGAACGGCACAACATCGCCCAGATCGGAATACGGTTTAGCATTCTCATTGCTATGACTGGGCTCGCACTAGGCGTACCGGAGCTGGAGCCCTTTATCGGGCTAGTCGGATCGATCTGTTCCGCAACACTCGGTCTGCTGACACCGATCGTGCTGGATACGGTGTTCCGTTGGTCAACTCCTGGTGCGTTCGGTGTTTTTCGGTGGCGGCTGGTGAAGAACGTCATACTGCTGGCGTTCGGATTGTTCATTCTGGTCGTTGGAACGTACTTCAGCATCAAGGACATAGTCGATATCTATGGATAG
- the LOC118507751 gene encoding proton-coupled amino acid transporter-like protein pathetic, whose amino-acid sequence MGDEKAKADPSAPSAPEYSVGDFNSTTKLADSQIISDAEYNPFEHRQIEKPNSTAGSLIHLLKSSLGTGILAMPVAFKNAGLLFGAIGTVIIGLICTHCVHILVKTSHMVCQRTRIPVLGFAETAERVFQYGPAKLRPLAGFSKAFVDYALMATYFSAGCVYIVFIATSFHDVINHETGNDWSVRIYILLTMIPILLIGQIRELKYLVPFSALANLFIVVTFGITLYYIFKDSLEFDDKPMFASFGTLPLFFSTVIFAMEGIGVVMPVENSMSKPQHFLGCPGVLNTAMGTVIVLYAVIGFFGYVRFGDESKGSVTLNLPLEDSLAVAAQILIALAILFTFGLQFYVPMDILWRKIHDKIPKNKHMISQIALRSGIMILMGGIGLAVPELEPFIGLVGAVFFSSLGLFVPCVVETVFLWPNELGKFRWVLIKNVIFGAFSIFALVAGAYVSIKDIVELYTDSDEHTE is encoded by the exons ATGGGAGACGAAAAGGCGAAAGCGGATCCATCGGCTCCATCCGCACCGGAATACAGTGTGGGCGACTTCAATTCCAC CACTAAACTGGCCGATTCGCAGATCATCTCCGATGCCGAGTACAATCCGTTCGAGCACCGACAAATCGAGAAGCCAAACAGTACGGCCGGTTCGTTGATTCACCTGCTGAAGAGTTCCCTCGGTACGGGCATTCTGGCCATGCCGGTAGCGTTCAAAAATGCCGGTCTGCTGTTCGGTGCCATCGGTACGGTCATCATCGGGTTGATCTGTACACACTGCGTGCATATACTG GTTAAAACATCCCACATGGTCTGTCAACGAACAAGGATACCGGTGCTAGGATTTGCCGAAACAGCAGAGCGCGTCTTCCAGTATGGACCGGCGAAGCTTCGACCCCTGGCCGGCTTTTCAAA AGCCTTCGTCGACTATGCCCTGATGGCGACGTACTTCAGTGCCGGATGCGTGTACATCGTGTTCATCGCGACATCCTTCCACGACGTTATCAACCACGAAACTGGCAACGACTGGAGCGTGCGGATCTACATTCTGCTTACGATGATACCGATACTGCTGATCGGACAGATCCGGGAGCTTAAATATCTCGTACCGTTCTCCGCCCTCGCCAACCTGTTCATTGTCGTCACGTTCGGTATCACGCTGTACTACATCTTCAAGGATTCGCTCGAGTTTGACGATAAGCCAATGTTTGCCTCCTTCGGTACACTGCCACTGTTCTTCAG TACCGTCATTTTCGCGATGGAAGGCATCGGTGTAGTAATGCCGGTCGAAAACTCAATGTCCAAACCGCAACACTTCCTCGGGTGCCCGGGCGTGCTAAATACGGCCATGGGTACCGTCATCGTACTGTACGCCGTGATTGGATTCTTCGGTTATGTGCGGTTCGGGGACGAGTCTAAGGGTAGTGTGACTCTCAACCTTCCCCTCGAGGACTC ACTGGCGGTAGCAGCACAGATTCTCATCGCCCTTGCCATCCTGTTCACCTTCGGTCTGCAGTTCTACGTCCCCATGGACATTCTGTGGCGCAAGATCCACGACAAAATACCAAAGAACAAGCACATGATTTCCCAGATTGCCCTGCGGTCCGGCATTATGATTCTGATGGGCGGTATCGGACTGGCCGTTCCGGAGCTCGAACCGTTCATCGGTCTGGTCGGAGCCGTCTTCTTCTCCAGCCTCGGTCTGTTTGTGCCGTGTGTCGTCGAAACCGTGTTCCTGTGGCCGAACGAGCTGGGCAAGTTCCGCTGGGTGCTTATCAAGAACGTCATCTTCGGAGCGTTCTCGATCTTTGCGCTCGTCGCGGGTGCGTACGTCAGTATTAAGGATATCGTCGAGCTCTACACCGACAGTGACGAGCACACGGAGTAG
- the LOC118507607 gene encoding ATP-dependent RNA helicase ddx24, which translates to MQKQRKFNPKKTPHKFQGRKKATDVSWQPVKLNGPVIADEGADFGGFVGLEILENYSGDFVRQEKRKNNEEVEFDGKKKKPKRKRSIDSDDESDSEEETRSKKKQKKTKKKKTGKPKDEDSSEDDSGFDDQPKKKGKPIKQNVVAQPTKDDSDSDAHDDQEVAPAFSMLLKKPPTAKQSQKVQDSGKEPVSTVPSTSLSSKHEKKLKQDATTEKPEKSNGRSKASKKPTQKNGKESNTKPGSVNGGAVPYSSADYMAWIQLGVSEPIVRALADKGFKVPTEIQNKSLPVAIYGRRDLLGAAETGSGKTLAFGIPMLEGIMRMKKAKQQNADDSSEHELTPPPEDVDITEEDERVFAEEGRHLNKHCVDTEKPLYGLILTPTRELAVQINDHLKAVAKYTDINIATVFGGLAAVKQERLLRKCPEIVIATPGRLWELIQSENHHLSKVADIRFLVIDETDRMLEKGHFEELKQLLELINANEEAKKLRRNYIFSATLTMDHEMPEHLKKNVKKSKNVLKLTPGQRMGNLIETIGMTDPKIVDLTQDHGTARTLTESRILCQAEHKDFYLYYFLDRHPGRTLVFCNSIDCVKRLVSLFDYLNCEPLSLFGSMQQRQRLKNLERFTANPRALLIATDVAARGLDIPNVDHVIHYQVPKTTENYVHRSGRTARASREGLTVLLIGPGEVRDYVKLNQDLGRTQDLPLYPTSERVMKQVRERVSLARQIERMDLQQRRETVSRSWEDQLAKEFQSDSDVDSEQESMRRLEQTKRKRQFKARRLELSQLLAKPIIADQLEMNYPSLNVGAMQSGPVDQKDQSAISLVRKAEEQRMLEKKQRKNKKK; encoded by the exons ATGCAGAAACAACGGAAATTTAATCCCAAAAAGACACCTCACAAGTTCCAGGGGCGCAAGAAAGCCACGGACGTGTCATGGCAGCCAGTGAAACTGAACGGGCCTGTAATAGCCGATGAAGGTGCCGATTTCGGTGGCTTCGTGGGGCTCGAAATCTTGGAGAACTATTCCGGCGACTTTGTGCGGCAGGAGAAGAGAAAG aACAATGAAGAGGTTGAGTTTGAtggcaagaaaaagaaaccgaaACGCAAACGTTCTATAGATAGTGACGACGAAAGCGATTCGGAGGAGGAGACTAGGagcaagaaaaagcaaaagaaaactaagAAAAAGAAGACCGGTAAGCCAAAGGATGAGGATTCTAGTGAAGATGATTCTGGGTTCGATGATCAACCtaagaaaaaaggcaaacccaTTAAGCAAAACGTTGTCGCTCAGCCGACAAAGGATGATAGTGATTCTGACGCCCACGATGACCAAGAGGTGGCTCCAGCTTTTTCAATGCTGCTGAAAAAACCTCCAACAGCTAAACAATCGCAGAAAGTTCAGGACTCGGGAAAGGAGCCCGTTTCGACTGTTCCCTCAACAAGTTTAAGCTCAAAACATGAAAAGAAATTGAAACAAGATGCGACTACCGAAAAGCCTGAAAAATCCAATGGGCGATCGAAGGCCAGTAAAAAACCAACACAGAAAAATGGCAAGGAGAGCAACACGAAGCCAGGATCAGTAAACGGTGGAGCGGTACCTTATTCTAGTGCTGATTATATG GCTTGGATACAGCTGGGCGTTTCTGAACCGATAGTAAGAGCGCTCGCTGACAAGGGCTTCAAGGTACCGACCGAAATCCAGAACAAATCGCTTCCGGTTGCCATTTACGGCCGGCGGGATTTGCTCGGTGCTGCCGaaacgggaagcggcaaaacgCTTGCATTCGGAATACCCATGCTGGAAGGTATTATGCGAATGAAGAAGGCCAAGCAGCAGAATGCCGATGATTCGAGCGAGCACGAGTTGACACCTCCTCCGGAGGATGTTGATATAACGGAGGAGGATGAGCGGGTGTTCGCCGAGGAAGGTCGACATTTGAACAAGCATTGCGTGGACACGGAGAAACCGCTGTACGGGTTAATACTAACGCCGACCCGTGAACTGGCGGTACAGATAAACGATCATCTGAAGGCCGTTGCCAAGTACACGGACATCAATATAGCGACCGTCTTTGGAGGATTGGCTGCGGTGAAGCAGGAACGTTTGCTGCGCAAGTGTCCGGAAATAGTGATTGCTACGCCCGGGCGCTTGTGGGAGCTGATACAGAGTGAAAATCATCACCTTTCCAAGGTGGCCGATATAAG GTTTCTAGTAATTGATGAAACTGACCGGATGCTGGAAAAAGGACACTTTGAAGAACTGAAGCAACTGTTGGAGCTTATCAACGCGAACGAAGAGGCGAAGAAATTGCGGCGCAACTACATCTTCTCGGCTACGCTCACCATGGATCACGAGATGCCTGAACATTTGAAAA aaaacgtaaaaaaatcgaaaaacgtGCTCAAGCTAACTCCCGGCCAGCGTATGGGTAATCTGATCGAAACAATCGGTATGACCGATCCGAAGATCGTCGATCTCACGCAAGATCACGGCACAGCACGTACGCTAACCGAGTCGCGCATCCTATGCCAGGCGGAGCATAAAGACTTTTATCTGTACTACTTCCTCGATCGCCATCCAGGCCGGACGCTCGTGTTCTGCAACTCGATCGACTGCGTGAAGCGGCTCGTTTCGCTGTTCGACTATCTGAACTGTGAGCCGCTTAGTCTGTTCGGTAGCATGCAGCAGCGTCAACGGTTGAAGAATCTGGAACGTTTCACCGCAAACCCGCGCGCTCTGCTAATCGCGACCGATGTGGCTGCACGCGGTCTGGACATCCCCAACGTGGACCACGTCATCCACTATCAGGTTCcgaaaacaacggaaaattaTGTGCACCGTTCGGGACGTACGGCGCGTGCAAGCCGCGAAGGGCTAACGGTGTTGCTGATCGGGCCGGGCGAAGTGCGGGACTACGTTAAGCTCAATCAGGATCTGGGCCGTACGCAAGATCTGCCGTTGTACCCTACGTCCGAGCGAGTGATGAAGCAGGTAAGGGAACGAGTTTCGCTGGCTCGTCAAATCGAGCGTATGGATTTGCAGCAGCGCCGCGAAACCGTGAGTCGCTCGTGGGAAGATCAGCTGGCGAAGGAGTTTCAGAGCGATTCGGACGTGGATAGTGAGCAGGAGAGTATGCGACGCTTGGAACAGACGAAGCGCAAGCGTCAGTTCAAAGCGAGACGTTTGGAGCTTAGCCAGCTGCTGGCCAAACCGATCATTGCCGATCAGCTTGAGATGAACTATCCGTCGTTGAACGTGGGCGCTATGCAGAGCGGACCAGTGGACCAGAAAGATCAGTCCGCCATTAGCCTCGTGCGCAAGGCAGAAGAACAGCGAATGCTAGAGAAAAAGCAGcgaaaaaataagaagaaatga